One Nodosilinea sp. FACHB-141 DNA segment encodes these proteins:
- a CDS encoding DASH family cryptochrome, whose protein sequence is MPTLVWFRNDLRLHDHQPRDEALRAGQPIISLYCFDPRQFGQTAFGFPKTGAYRAQFLLESVADLRRSLQSLGSDLVVRVGQPEDVIPELVKAHGVEAVYWHEEVTAEELRVEQAVETKLAAMGCKTEVYWGATLYHPDNLPFAIDRLPEVFTQFRKKVEQHSKVDVALPTPPKLLPLPQVNPGALPTLADLGMEAPIHDNRAVLTFEGGETAGLARLNHYVWDADCLKTYKQTRNGMVGADYSSKLSAWLAMGCLSPRRVYETVQDYEAERIRNDSTYWLVFELLWRDYFRLICAKHGNKVFYPSGLRGLLIDWKQDWPRFDAWRNGETGFPLVDANMRELAHSGFMSNRGRQNVASFLTKNLGIDWRMGAEWFESLLVDHDPCSNYGNWNYTAGVGNDARGFRYFNIPKQAKDYDPDGLYVKHWLPELTNVPAAKVHEPWKLQPVEQKRFGVILGVDYPRPVVNLQKSVQANEAIYNAAREIG, encoded by the coding sequence ATGCCCACCCTTGTCTGGTTTCGCAACGACCTCCGCCTCCATGACCACCAGCCTCGCGACGAGGCGTTGCGGGCCGGACAGCCGATCATTTCCCTCTACTGTTTTGACCCGCGTCAGTTTGGCCAGACCGCCTTTGGTTTTCCTAAAACAGGAGCCTACCGGGCGCAGTTTTTGCTAGAGAGTGTGGCCGATTTGCGGCGATCGCTTCAATCCCTGGGCAGCGACCTCGTTGTGCGCGTGGGCCAGCCCGAAGACGTGATTCCAGAGCTGGTGAAGGCCCACGGCGTTGAGGCCGTCTACTGGCATGAGGAAGTTACTGCTGAAGAACTGCGGGTGGAGCAGGCGGTGGAAACCAAGCTGGCGGCCATGGGCTGCAAAACAGAGGTGTACTGGGGGGCCACCCTCTACCATCCCGACAACCTGCCCTTTGCCATTGACCGCCTGCCAGAGGTATTTACTCAGTTTCGTAAAAAAGTGGAGCAGCACAGCAAGGTGGATGTGGCTCTACCTACGCCCCCGAAACTGTTACCCCTGCCCCAAGTTAATCCCGGCGCCCTGCCCACCCTAGCGGACCTTGGCATGGAGGCCCCAATCCATGACAACCGCGCCGTGCTCACCTTCGAGGGAGGCGAAACGGCTGGTCTGGCACGCCTCAACCACTACGTGTGGGATGCCGACTGCCTCAAGACTTATAAGCAGACCCGCAACGGCATGGTGGGAGCCGACTATTCCTCAAAGCTGTCGGCCTGGCTGGCGATGGGCTGTCTCTCGCCCCGGCGGGTGTACGAGACGGTGCAAGATTATGAAGCGGAGCGCATTCGCAACGACTCCACCTACTGGCTGGTTTTCGAGCTGCTGTGGCGCGACTACTTTCGCTTGATCTGTGCCAAGCACGGCAATAAAGTGTTTTACCCCTCTGGTCTGCGGGGGCTGTTGATCGACTGGAAGCAGGACTGGCCTCGCTTTGACGCTTGGCGCAACGGTGAAACCGGCTTTCCCCTGGTGGATGCCAACATGCGCGAGCTGGCCCACTCTGGGTTTATGTCGAACCGAGGGCGGCAGAATGTGGCCAGCTTCCTCACCAAAAACCTAGGCATTGATTGGCGTATGGGGGCCGAGTGGTTTGAGTCGCTGCTGGTCGATCACGACCCATGCAGTAACTACGGCAACTGGAATTACACAGCCGGAGTTGGCAACGACGCGCGGGGCTTTCGCTATTTCAACATTCCCAAGCAAGCGAAGGACTATGACCCCGACGGCCTCTACGTGAAGCACTGGTTGCCAGAACTAACCAACGTCCCTGCGGCCAAGGTGCACGAGCCGTGGAAACTTCAACCGGTGGAGCAAAAGCGCTTTGGGGTTATCCTCGGTGTTGACTATCCGCGCCCGGTGGTAAATTTGCAGAAATCGGTGCAGGCTAACGAAGCGATTTACAATGCCGCTCGCGAAATTGGTTAG
- a CDS encoding glycoside hydrolase family 13 protein encodes MAFQTPDWVKHAVFYQIFPDRFARTQQHLDDPAMAVTLEPWESPPTPFGYKGGDLWGVAEKLDYLADLGVTAIYMTPIFQSACNHRYHTHDYYQVDPLLGGNPAFFDLLEAAHAKDIKVVLDGVFNHCSRGFFFFNDILENGPNSPWLEWFEVGGWPLSAYDGSQPANYRSWVDNRALPAFKHDHPAVREYLMRVGEHWVRQGIDGWRLDVPFEIKTEGFWQEFRDRIKAINPEAYIVGEVWTDASQWLDGTQFDGVMNYLFTGPTMAFTAGDRIRMDLVEKPHYYPYPALDAAGYADKIQQLLKLYPWEIQLTQLNLLSSHDVARIHSVVNGDDAGMVLSTLLLFTFPGAPSVYYGDEVGLPGELDPDCRRTFPPEKEWHLDLLTIHRELIALRHRHAALRTGTYDVLHAEGQVYGFSRTLGSDRIIVVLNAGEGSAPPISTDTLISEGQTVHEVFTYHGATWTQDSLTLPSRSAVVVTVE; translated from the coding sequence ATGGCTTTTCAAACCCCAGACTGGGTGAAGCACGCGGTCTTCTACCAGATTTTTCCCGACCGGTTTGCCCGGACCCAGCAGCATCTCGATGACCCGGCGATGGCCGTGACGCTAGAGCCGTGGGAATCGCCGCCGACACCCTTTGGCTACAAGGGCGGAGACCTCTGGGGGGTAGCCGAAAAACTCGACTATTTGGCAGATCTGGGAGTTACCGCCATCTACATGACGCCGATTTTCCAGTCGGCCTGCAACCACCGCTACCACACCCACGACTATTACCAGGTCGATCCGCTGCTGGGAGGCAATCCGGCTTTTTTTGATCTGCTAGAAGCCGCCCACGCCAAAGACATCAAGGTGGTGTTAGACGGGGTGTTTAACCACTGTAGCCGGGGCTTTTTCTTCTTTAACGACATTCTTGAAAATGGCCCCAACTCCCCCTGGCTGGAATGGTTTGAGGTGGGGGGCTGGCCGCTGTCGGCCTACGATGGATCGCAGCCCGCGAACTACCGCAGCTGGGTAGACAACCGAGCCCTGCCGGCCTTTAAGCACGACCACCCAGCGGTGCGCGAATACCTAATGCGGGTGGGTGAGCACTGGGTGCGCCAGGGCATTGATGGCTGGCGGCTCGATGTGCCCTTTGAGATCAAAACCGAGGGCTTTTGGCAAGAATTTCGCGATCGCATCAAGGCCATTAACCCTGAGGCCTACATTGTGGGCGAGGTGTGGACCGATGCCAGCCAGTGGCTCGACGGCACCCAGTTTGACGGGGTGATGAACTACTTGTTTACGGGGCCAACGATGGCGTTTACGGCGGGCGATCGCATCCGCATGGATCTAGTCGAAAAGCCCCACTACTATCCCTACCCTGCCCTGGATGCGGCAGGCTATGCCGACAAAATTCAGCAGCTGCTCAAGCTCTACCCCTGGGAGATTCAGCTGACCCAGCTCAACCTGCTCTCCAGCCACGATGTCGCCCGCATCCACTCGGTGGTCAACGGGGATGACGCCGGCATGGTGCTCTCCACGCTGCTGTTGTTTACTTTTCCGGGAGCGCCGAGCGTTTACTACGGCGATGAGGTAGGTCTACCGGGCGAGCTAGACCCCGACTGTCGCCGCACCTTTCCCCCTGAAAAAGAGTGGCACCTCGATCTGTTGACCATTCACCGAGAGCTGATTGCGCTGCGCCACCGGCACGCCGCCCTGCGCACCGGTACCTACGACGTGCTGCACGCCGAGGGTCAGGTTTATGGGTTTAGCCGCACGCTGGGAAGCGATCGCATCATCGTTGTCCTCAACGCTGGTGAAGGGAGCGCACCCCCGATCTCGACCGATACCTTAATCTCTGAGGGGCAGACCGTCCATGAAGTCTTTACCTACCACGGAGCCACTTGGACCCAGGACAGCCTAACACTGCCCTCGCGATCGGCGGTGGTGGTGACAGTGGAGTAA
- a CDS encoding nuclease A inhibitor family protein, with product MELQPEHYELAISLSAIEAAMAGLWYPSESDALVSLVIYADPLPSTEALAQKLAGEESLEIRPAETFFRPVLNNPYWASEQGGHLAQKFANLRDVLETHLEDLQSIRVGQGNVTVYLLGRHSSGCFLGACTHVVET from the coding sequence ATGGAACTTCAACCCGAGCACTACGAATTGGCGATCTCCCTATCGGCTATCGAAGCGGCGATGGCCGGTCTCTGGTATCCCAGCGAAAGCGATGCCCTAGTCTCCCTGGTGATCTACGCCGACCCTCTGCCCAGTACTGAGGCTTTGGCTCAAAAGCTGGCGGGCGAGGAGAGTCTCGAAATTCGGCCCGCTGAAACGTTTTTTCGGCCAGTGCTCAACAACCCCTACTGGGCCAGTGAGCAGGGCGGCCACCTGGCGCAAAAATTTGCCAATCTCCGCGATGTGCTAGAAACCCACCTGGAAGACCTCCAGAGCATTCGCGTAGGCCAGGGCAATGTGACGGTATACCTACTAGGGCGGCATTCTAGCGGTTGCTTCCTAGGGGCATGCACCCACGTTGTAGAGACGTAG
- a CDS encoding ABC transporter ATP-binding protein — MSAPLLPIDPIQLDNRLPDNRAAVVQTEGLGKTYRTGFWLNQRVTSLKQCSLTVYQGETFGLLGPNGAGKTTLLKILLGIIRPTAGQATLLGHALGDSAVKQRIGYLPENAYFYDFLTGWEFLQYTAGLFGLSRAAQQRRIVELLDLVGLPQEAAKKKQLRQYSKGMLQRVGMAQALMNDPDVVFLDEPMSGLDPTGRFQVREIILALKREGKTIFFNSHILSDVEVICDRIAILDQGELIANGSLDQLLGTADQYVAKGRGGRLAELEPWLDQMTVQGDLWQGHVKGNPYEFAKQISLVDGHLIALQQTRPTLEEFFIAQIRQRRGG; from the coding sequence ATGAGCGCTCCATTGTTACCGATTGATCCTATCCAGCTAGACAACCGTCTGCCAGACAATCGCGCCGCTGTGGTGCAGACCGAGGGGCTAGGTAAAACCTATCGCACTGGGTTTTGGCTTAACCAGCGAGTGACTTCCCTCAAGCAGTGTTCTCTCACGGTTTACCAGGGTGAGACCTTTGGTCTGCTGGGCCCTAACGGGGCGGGTAAGACTACGCTCTTGAAGATTTTGCTAGGCATTATTCGCCCAACGGCGGGTCAGGCCACGCTGCTGGGTCATGCTTTGGGCGACAGCGCTGTAAAACAGCGCATCGGCTATCTGCCTGAAAATGCTTACTTTTACGACTTTTTGACCGGCTGGGAGTTTCTGCAGTATACCGCTGGACTATTTGGTCTGTCGCGGGCAGCCCAGCAGCGCCGCATTGTGGAGCTGCTCGATCTGGTGGGTTTACCCCAAGAAGCGGCGAAGAAAAAGCAGCTGCGCCAGTACTCGAAAGGGATGCTCCAGCGAGTGGGCATGGCCCAGGCCTTGATGAACGACCCAGACGTGGTGTTTCTCGATGAGCCGATGTCAGGGCTTGACCCCACCGGGCGCTTCCAGGTGCGAGAAATTATTTTGGCCCTGAAGCGGGAGGGCAAGACGATTTTTTTTAACAGCCACATTTTGTCGGATGTGGAGGTGATTTGCGATCGCATCGCCATTCTTGATCAGGGTGAGCTGATCGCCAACGGTAGCCTAGACCAGCTGCTGGGCACCGCCGACCAATATGTAGCAAAGGGTCGCGGCGGTCGCCTGGCCGAGCTAGAACCCTGGCTCGATCAGATGACGGTTCAGGGTGATCTTTGGCAAGGCCATGTCAAAGGCAATCCCTACGAGTTCGCCAAGCAGATTTCCTTAGTAGACGGGCACCTGATTGCCCTGCAGCAGACCCGCCCAACGCTAGAAGAGTTTTTTATCGCCCAAATTCGCCAGCGGCGGGGCGGGTAA
- the ptsG gene encoding glucose-specific PTS transporter subunit IIBC: MKIKETWNHAFGLLQKMGKSLMLPVSVLPVAGLLLGLGSARLIELQQIEQGVLSDPKFWWLPEWLAAIMKTSGDAIFASLPLIFAIAVAIGYTGNDGVSALAATVGFVVFLATLGTVALGMGLETKTVLGIPTLDTGVFGGLIMGCIAAYMFNKFFRISLPRYLGFFAGKRFVPIITAFAAILTGLVMSVIWPPIGAGINSFAQAAAEGGNVPLTVALYGFIERLLIPFGLHHVWNVPFFFEIGSFQDPITGETVRGDIARFFAGDPTAGILGGAYWFKMFGLPAAAIAIWHSAKPKNRKQVGGLMISAALTSFLTGITEPIEFSFLFVAPQLFAIHAVLAGFADWLFVTLGGRMGFTFSHGLIDFVLFNSLGTRVWLIPALAPVFVALYYFIFRFAIRQFNLMTPGREEDVEVDESTAAITGDKAEMAKALVLAFGGRSNIKNLDACITRLRISVDDMAKVNVPRLKALGASGVLQMGQNAQAIFGPQSDNLKTDMADYLKTAGPEADIVEVPATGFVNETTPDPVKISFDPQAAQKAEATIAALGGANNIRTVDSVALTRLRVEVTDPAAIDETALQAAGVQGIMRLQDDVLHLVTGLNADQYADEIAQRLAAKV; the protein is encoded by the coding sequence ATGAAAATCAAAGAAACCTGGAACCACGCCTTCGGGCTGCTGCAAAAAATGGGAAAGTCGCTCATGCTTCCCGTGTCGGTGCTGCCGGTGGCGGGCCTACTGCTGGGCCTAGGCAGCGCTCGCCTGATCGAGCTTCAGCAGATTGAGCAGGGCGTTCTCAGCGATCCGAAGTTTTGGTGGCTGCCGGAGTGGCTGGCCGCCATTATGAAAACGTCTGGAGACGCAATTTTTGCCAGTTTGCCGCTGATTTTTGCGATCGCCGTGGCGATCGGCTACACCGGCAACGACGGCGTCTCGGCGCTGGCCGCCACCGTCGGCTTCGTGGTGTTTCTCGCCACCCTGGGTACCGTCGCCCTCGGCATGGGCTTGGAGACCAAGACAGTGCTGGGCATTCCCACGCTAGATACGGGGGTGTTTGGCGGCTTGATTATGGGCTGCATCGCCGCCTACATGTTCAACAAATTCTTTCGCATCAGCCTGCCGCGCTACCTGGGCTTTTTTGCGGGCAAGCGGTTTGTGCCGATCATCACCGCCTTTGCTGCCATTTTGACGGGCTTGGTGATGAGCGTGATTTGGCCGCCCATTGGGGCTGGCATCAACAGCTTTGCCCAAGCGGCAGCGGAGGGCGGCAACGTGCCACTGACCGTTGCTCTCTACGGCTTTATCGAGCGCTTGCTAATTCCCTTTGGTCTGCACCACGTCTGGAACGTGCCGTTCTTCTTCGAGATTGGCTCATTCCAAGACCCGATTACTGGAGAGACCGTGCGGGGCGACATTGCGCGCTTCTTTGCAGGCGACCCAACGGCAGGAATTTTGGGTGGGGCCTACTGGTTCAAGATGTTTGGGCTGCCGGCAGCGGCGATCGCCATTTGGCACAGTGCCAAACCCAAGAACCGCAAGCAGGTCGGCGGTCTGATGATTTCTGCCGCTCTGACCTCCTTCTTAACCGGCATTACCGAGCCGATTGAGTTCTCATTCCTATTTGTCGCCCCCCAGCTATTCGCCATTCACGCCGTGCTGGCAGGGTTCGCCGACTGGCTATTTGTCACCCTGGGCGGGCGCATGGGCTTCACCTTCTCCCACGGGCTGATCGACTTTGTGTTATTCAACAGTTTGGGGACGCGGGTCTGGCTGATCCCAGCCCTGGCTCCGGTATTTGTCGCCCTGTATTACTTCATCTTCCGCTTTGCCATTCGCCAGTTCAACCTCATGACCCCAGGCCGCGAAGAGGATGTGGAGGTGGATGAATCCACCGCCGCCATCACTGGCGACAAAGCTGAAATGGCAAAGGCCTTGGTGCTGGCCTTTGGCGGTCGCAGCAATATCAAAAACTTGGATGCCTGCATTACCCGTTTGCGGATCAGCGTGGATGATATGGCGAAGGTCAACGTCCCCCGCCTAAAGGCCCTAGGAGCCTCTGGGGTTTTGCAAATGGGGCAAAATGCCCAGGCTATTTTTGGCCCTCAGTCTGACAACCTCAAGACCGACATGGCCGACTACCTCAAAACCGCTGGCCCTGAAGCCGACATTGTGGAAGTACCTGCCACAGGCTTTGTGAATGAAACCACTCCCGATCCGGTCAAAATTTCCTTTGACCCCCAAGCGGCCCAAAAAGCCGAGGCCACGATCGCAGCCTTAGGCGGTGCCAACAACATTCGCACCGTTGACTCCGTTGCCCTGACCCGCCTGCGGGTAGAAGTCACCGACCCCGCTGCCATTGACGAAACTGCGCTTCAGGCCGCTGGGGTGCAAGGCATCATGCGGCTACAGGATGACGTGCTGCACTTGGTAACTGGGCTCAACGCCGACCAGTACGCCGATGAAATCGCCCAGCGACTAGCGGCCAAGGTGTAG
- a CDS encoding AMP-binding protein, translating to MLKRTLNQTSLQPLTTIATFVELLALRAEQTPQGTAYRFLAEGTPETAETITYSALQQRAQAIAVLLQDLNCLNQPVLLLYPAGLDYIAAFFGCLYAGAIAVPAYPPRPNRSLDRIQAMVQDAGATVALTDSATLQKLERRLAETPQLRSLYCLSTDGLQADLAQQWRPPTIQADTLALLQYTSGSTALPKGVMISHDNLLHNSELIGRCFGNTAASRGVSWLPPYHDMGLVGGILQPLYVGAEMTLMAPVSFLQRPVRWLEAISHYQATTSGGPNFAYDLCVRKTTPEQRRALDLSPWQLAFSGAEPVHQATLAQFAAAFVPSGFRPQAFYPCYGMAETTLLVTGEAVQGEPKHLILKAADLQQNQVTLVSAADADAARPIVSCGPPAIPNQVTIVDPDSHRPCPPNTIGEIWVRWSRSIAQGYWRREVATQEAFQATLADGSEGPFLRTGDLGFLHGDDLYVTGRLKDLIIIRGRNHYPQDIEATAEQAHRALRQGSGAAFSVMEHDTEHLVIVHELERSALRTADPEAIFAALRRRVAEDHELQVGAIALLKPNALPKTSSGKVQRHLCRSMFLAGQFDVVYGWPTAETSQALAIAEAPVDGDDEAIAAENSNQPEVDAKALAVASPASPAASPLNSPDAIADWMLSWLANALNVPKHTLNVRQPLAEHGLDSLAAVELAEALESTLGVSLSPTLAYEYPTIEALSIYLATAQDRATVATPLVEAVDHRELEQIVRELELLSDAEVQTLLGRQSH from the coding sequence ATGTTGAAACGAACACTGAATCAGACGTCGCTACAGCCCTTAACAACGATCGCAACCTTTGTGGAGCTATTGGCCTTACGGGCTGAGCAGACTCCCCAGGGCACAGCCTACCGTTTTTTGGCGGAGGGCACCCCTGAGACCGCTGAGACGATTACCTACAGCGCTCTGCAGCAGCGGGCCCAGGCCATTGCAGTGTTGCTCCAAGACCTTAACTGCCTAAACCAGCCGGTGCTGCTGCTCTATCCCGCTGGATTAGACTACATTGCCGCATTTTTTGGTTGCCTTTACGCCGGGGCGATCGCGGTTCCAGCCTACCCCCCGCGCCCCAACCGCTCTTTAGATCGCATCCAGGCCATGGTGCAGGATGCCGGGGCCACCGTAGCCCTGACCGATAGCGCCACCCTGCAAAAGCTAGAGCGGCGATTGGCCGAGACCCCCCAGCTGCGATCGCTCTACTGCCTCAGCACCGACGGATTACAAGCTGACCTGGCCCAGCAGTGGCGGCCTCCGACCATCCAAGCCGACACCCTGGCCCTGTTGCAATACACCTCGGGGTCAACGGCCTTGCCCAAGGGGGTGATGATCAGCCACGACAACCTATTGCACAACTCTGAGCTGATTGGCCGCTGCTTTGGCAATACCGCTGCCAGTCGAGGGGTCTCCTGGCTGCCGCCCTATCACGACATGGGGCTAGTGGGGGGTATTTTGCAGCCGCTGTACGTCGGCGCCGAGATGACCCTGATGGCCCCGGTTTCGTTTTTACAGCGACCTGTGCGCTGGCTAGAGGCGATTTCTCACTATCAAGCTACGACCAGCGGCGGGCCAAACTTTGCCTACGACCTGTGCGTCCGCAAAACCACTCCCGAGCAGCGGCGCGCCCTTGACCTCAGCCCTTGGCAGCTGGCCTTTAGCGGAGCCGAACCAGTACACCAGGCTACTCTGGCCCAATTTGCGGCGGCCTTTGTCCCCAGCGGCTTTCGTCCCCAAGCCTTTTATCCCTGCTACGGTATGGCCGAAACCACCCTGCTGGTCACTGGCGAGGCGGTGCAGGGCGAGCCTAAGCACCTCATTCTCAAGGCCGCCGACCTGCAGCAAAATCAGGTCACGTTGGTCTCTGCCGCCGATGCCGACGCAGCTCGCCCCATTGTCAGCTGTGGCCCCCCGGCCATCCCCAATCAGGTGACTATTGTGGATCCCGACAGCCACCGGCCCTGCCCCCCCAACACCATCGGCGAAATTTGGGTGCGCTGGTCGCGCAGTATTGCCCAGGGCTATTGGCGGCGAGAGGTTGCTACCCAAGAAGCCTTCCAAGCTACCCTGGCCGATGGGTCTGAGGGACCGTTTTTGCGCACGGGCGACCTAGGGTTTCTCCATGGCGATGACCTCTACGTCACCGGTCGGTTAAAGGATTTGATCATCATTCGGGGCCGTAACCACTATCCCCAGGATATTGAGGCTACGGCAGAACAAGCCCATCGAGCTCTGCGCCAGGGCAGCGGAGCCGCGTTCTCAGTTATGGAGCATGACACTGAACATTTGGTGATCGTCCATGAACTGGAGCGCAGTGCCCTGCGTACTGCTGACCCCGAGGCGATTTTTGCCGCCCTGCGCCGCCGGGTGGCCGAAGACCACGAGTTGCAGGTGGGGGCGATCGCCCTGCTCAAGCCCAACGCCCTGCCCAAAACCTCTAGCGGCAAGGTGCAGCGCCACCTGTGCCGGTCGATGTTTTTAGCCGGTCAGTTTGACGTAGTCTACGGCTGGCCTACGGCAGAGACCAGTCAGGCCTTGGCGATCGCTGAAGCCCCGGTCGACGGTGATGACGAGGCGATCGCTGCGGAAAACTCAAATCAGCCTGAGGTAGACGCCAAGGCACTCGCCGTAGCCAGCCCAGCCAGCCCGGCAGCATCGCCTTTGAATAGCCCCGATGCGATCGCCGATTGGATGCTGAGCTGGCTAGCCAACGCCCTAAACGTGCCCAAGCACACCCTAAATGTGCGCCAACCCCTGGCTGAGCACGGGCTTGACTCCCTGGCGGCAGTTGAGCTAGCCGAAGCTTTGGAATCGACCTTAGGAGTGTCTCTATCACCTACCTTGGCCTATGAATACCCGACCATAGAGGCGCTGTCGATTTATCTGGCCACGGCCCAGGACCGTGCTACTGTAGCCACTCCACTGGTCGAGGCCGTCGACCATAGAGAATTGGAACAAATCGTAAGAGAATTAGAATTGTTGTCTGATGCAGAGGTGCAAACCCTGCTGGGCAGACAGAGTCATTAA
- a CDS encoding peroxiredoxin: MAIKVGDVAPDFTLPNQAGETVTLSSFRGQRAVVLYFYPKDDTPGCTVESCSFRDSYEDFVAVGAEVIGISSDSPDSHKAFANKHNLPFTLVSDRGSAVRKAYGVPATLGLLPGRVTYIIDKDGKVRHIFNSQFNPKGHVDQAMGTLKTLQTA, translated from the coding sequence ATGGCCATCAAAGTAGGTGATGTTGCCCCTGACTTTACGCTGCCCAATCAGGCGGGCGAGACCGTCACCCTAAGCAGCTTTCGGGGGCAGCGGGCGGTGGTGCTGTACTTTTATCCCAAAGATGACACCCCTGGCTGCACTGTAGAATCTTGCTCGTTTCGCGACAGCTATGAAGACTTTGTCGCCGTGGGGGCTGAGGTAATCGGCATCAGCAGCGACTCGCCCGACTCGCACAAAGCCTTTGCCAATAAGCACAATCTGCCTTTTACTCTGGTCAGCGATCGCGGCTCTGCGGTGCGCAAGGCCTACGGCGTACCCGCCACCTTGGGGCTACTGCCCGGTCGAGTCACCTACATCATCGACAAAGACGGCAAGGTACGGCATATTTTTAATTCCCAATTCAACCCTAAGGGCCATGTAGACCAGGCCATGGGCACGCTCAAAACCCTACAAACCGCCTGA